Part of the Primulina huaijiensis isolate GDHJ02 chromosome 15, ASM1229523v2, whole genome shotgun sequence genome is shown below.
CTTTCTACTGATTTGCACTTATTCTCGGGCTCTAATGAAGCTGTTGCTGAACCATTCGGTGCTCGTTTTAATTTTCCAAGAGCCAATACAAACTTTTTCAGATGTTTGATGAACTCGGGATACAGTTCGAGATTGCAATGTCCACCGCCATTTATCCATATAGGATCATACTTTACATTGCAAAGCTCCCAAAGCTGCTTGCCATGTGAGCAATCAACGACGTCATCTGCTGTTCCCTAAATATagacaacaaattgagcaatacatataatataattttttgaaaaaaaaaattggaggcAAGTCCATATGATAATGATCTTGAGAATCTTTAGACATTTCACGAGAGAGAGAGACAAAAAGGCAGGGTAAGGGAATATCTTTTAAACGGAAATAGGAAAACTTACATGAATAACAAGAATTGGACAATTTATTCCACCAATTTTGTCAATATTCtgtaattaacaaaaaaatcttTTGAGTGCTAATCGAACAAGTTTCAGTTTGCAAATTAGGTCATTGAATTATAGTTGCACAGCAGCATACAGTAATACCTTGTAAATATCGAACCAATATGTCCGTTTTACAGGGTACAACACCCGTAACCCAGATAAAATTGGACTGTGGAGAACAACCCCTCTCAAGTCTGGTATTCGTGCTGCAAGATCAATGGTGGGACCACTACCAACAGATTGACCGTACAGTATTAATTGGTCGTCTTTAACCCCATATTTTTCCTTGAGGCACTTGTATACAGCATCAATGTCTGCGTATGTATTACATTCAGTTGGCTGTTTCAAAGAAAAGGGATGGATAGGTCAAATTTGACAGGACCAAACATCCAAACACTTGACAGGTAATGCTAAATTTATAGGTAAAAGCTTTTGACTTGTTATCCAGAATCCTAATTAACAAAAAGCACGAAAAAAGTGTGATGCAAAGGCAAAAAATGTTATCTCTATCTATATTGTGATGAAAGCATGCATCTGACCTTTCCAGTGGACTGTCCATAGCCTGAGTAATCATACCTGAATATGATgaagaaattagcaaaaaaaaaaaaaaaaaaaaaaaaaaaaaaaaaaaaaaaaaaaaaaaaaaaaaaaaaaaaaaaaaaaaaaaaaaaaaaaaaaaaaaaaaaaaaaaaaaaaaaaaaaaaaaaaaaaaaaaaaaaaaaaaaaaaaaaaaaaaaaaaaaaaaaaaaaaaaaaaaaaaaaaaaaaaaaaaaaaaaaaaaaaaaaaaaaaaaaaaaaaaaaaaaaaaaaaaaaaaaaaaaaaaaaaaaaaaaaaaaaaaaaaaaaaaaaaaaaaaaaaaaaaaaaaaaaaaaaaaaaaaaaaaaaaaaaaaaaaaaaaaaaaaaaaaaaaaaaaaaaaaaaaaaaaaaaaaaaaaaaaaaaaaaaaaaaaaaaaaaaaaaaaaaaaaaaaaaaaaaaaaaaaaaaaaaaaaaaaaaaaaaaaaaattaaaaaaaaaaaaaaaaaaaaagccgcTCTAAAAGGCCAGCCAAATGGAGAATACCAGAGCAATATCATATAGTGACTATAAAAATTAGTGAAGGAAATCATTTAGTTTCAAAGAAAAGGTAACTTGGTGAGAAAAAAGGTAACCAAACTAACACAAGTGGCATGTGACATTCCATGTACACCTTTTTGCTTCTTCAAGTGTTATTATAATTGACGTTGATGGTAATGAATAAACACCAACATCTGGAGGAGTTAGGTGTTCTTTTTCTCAGTACAAAATCAgggaaaaaaatgtttttatgacaACTATCGATGAAAAGGTACGAGTGATACAAAAAAGAAAGATTGCCCTTCATCCACCATCAGAAAGATGAAAGATTGACTTGGCAGAAAGATTACTTATGAAACAAAGAGTTCAGTTCTGAATTCAGAGTCATTTACATTTTGCTTAAATCCAATTATTAAAACTGTTTCACAATAACACTGTCCTCCATTCATTTCCAAAATGTCATCACCAATCCACCACTAACACATAAAATCCAAGTCTATCAATCAAGAAATTCCATAGATGATGCAATTAACTGATGAAAGATCAGTCCAccaaaaaatttctttaattggTCAAAAGATATGCTTCCTAAATCAAGGTTGTCATCTTCAATCATCCATTATGACTCACAAAGTAGGGACATCAAGAACTGCACTCCATATTATAATTACATATACTGGTTCAGAAGTTTGTCTCAATACATTCACTGGTATGGTGGACATGATCGAAATGTTCAACATGTGAAACTATCCACCATTTGCATCCAGCTACAAGGTTGAATGCTACATCATGAAAATACAAATTTCCAGCAGCGGAGATAAACCTAACGTTGCGCCTATGGGacttatttatttgaaaattcaagttTGCAACTAAATAAAGACAAGATCTTGAAGAAAATTTCACGGCATTGATGTAAATTATATCGCAGGCATTTTCAGGGAACAGTATCTTTATAGGAGCATGTATTTCTCTTGATTCCATTCTTTATCTTTTTATTGCGTGCATTAATTTTGAGCACTAGTAATTTGGCACCCAACAGTAGAACACAGGCTTTCCCAAGCAGGATGTGGGACCTGATATTCCATAATCACAACTTGCTTGGAAGGTATTAACTGATAAAACATGGTAAACGTCAATTGCTATGCATGATGAAGTTCAGTCTGTTACTTTTCACGAGTCTTTTTTTACTCCTGCCCATGCTAGATAGGCCAAAGTTGTGGTACACCGAGCAATTCACACCTTATGTGGGGGTCATCGTTGAATTATCCAGTAATTacacaaatttcagataaaatttACGTGGGACGCATCTATAAATACTCCAACGAATTAAATTAAACGGGGCATAATAGTATGTGacagataattaaaattaatccaCTATGAAATAGTCATTCTTTATTCCCAGATTTTATCAATCCAAAAATACTCTCCGAGACGAATTATTCTTCAAAAAGAATTTATTCCCATTTATCATTAGAATAAGTGGATGAGAATAATTCCAAATTTCCAACAAAGGTAAATAAAGTGATTACGAAAAAAATTAAACCCAAAAGCTTTGCAGCATCGGTTTTCAATATTGGGGCAAAACCAAAAATCAATGTAAACACGAAGGCAATCACCAATTAACGAAGCAAGCCCAAACAACAGAGGACAAAATTCGAAATAGTACCCCATCATATTGATGCGAAGACGGAGGCTGAGCTCGACGAAAAGCTCAAACATCTGACCTAAATCGGCGGCGTTACCGTGGGAATAGAGGACAGTCGCAGTCGCCTTAGGGTGGCTGATGTGAACCGCCACCACATCATTCCCTTTACGCGTCCTCAGCCTCAAAACGTCGACGTCGTCCCTTCGAGGCACCTCTGGAATACACAGCACCCCTCCACACGACTCGTCCGCCCGAACCGTGTACGACGGCGGGGTCGGCGGGAAGAAAGCGAACTTAGCAGCGATAGACGAAGTAACCCCACCCATTGCGTTCTTCAGCGGCTATACGATAATTCCCTTCTCTGTGGTGGTCCAGCAACTGAATTGCACAATTCATAAAGGAAGCTGTTATTTTTCTTGATAATCTCTTCTTACTTTTTACCTCCTACTATTTAGATCTCGAATTCGGAAGGGATATGCGATTGGGAAACAGAGAGAAGCGGCGGCGAGAGGCGGCGCGTGGGAAGAGGGTACGATGGGTGAGAGTGGGGAAAATGAGCAGATTTAGGATGGAATCTGGTCCGGATCTAAAGGGGGTTTGGGAATTTAGAACGTTGGGGATTTTACTTTATACCTATTatcaatcaattattattgacaTAATTGTCAAAAATAAGAATATACAATAGGAACACTAAAttcaataatataaattatcaaaattgtaaatatataatgacaaaaatttatttattttttttacaattttgatattttataatgtcaaatttcaatctcaatcgtcatattttttttaacaattttaaattttttataagacTAGCATCTAAGTGTCCATGTTCATTTAATTACTCCAAcaaaaaagaaatcaaaatttcaaaattgtcaaaaaaaaagaagaagatgaaatATACATGATTGAGGATGATATNGATGAAATATACTTGATTGAGGatgatattaataaaaatttagagGTATATgtatagataaataataatttttatacaaatttaaatcataaatgatCTTATAAAAGTTGTTGTGTTATACCTTATATTAACCGTTAGGGAACCTAAATTAATTAACGAGTGAAGATAGGGTAGTTGACCCACTCTAtctcaaaaaattattatgaacgAATTCGGGAATCAAAATTGACTTCTTCAAGATTCTCTATTATGAGCATGTGGG
Proteins encoded:
- the LOC140959135 gene encoding uncharacterized protein — protein: MGGVTSSIAAKFAFFPPTPPSYTVRADESCGGVLCIPEVPRRDDVDVLRLRTRKGNDVVAVHISHPKATATVLYSHGNAADLGQMFELFVELSLRLRINMMGYDYSGYGQSTGKPTECNTYADIDAVYKCLKEKYGVKDDQLILYGQSVGSGPTIDLAARIPDLRGVVLHSPILSGLRVLYPVKRTYWFDIYKNIDKIGGINCPILVIHGTADDVVDCSHGKQLWELCNVKYDPIWINGGGHCNLELYPEFIKHLKKFVLALGKLKRAPNGSATASLEPENKCKSVESNTADMIELPPDLPEISRNSLDSRLDKSKKSSIPEKSRMSTDRVDRFRRRKGLIW